The following coding sequences are from one Malaciobacter pacificus window:
- a CDS encoding class I SAM-dependent methyltransferase: MEDFNFDEYVKMVKSFQEKDDPTGWFDSIYKNANGDYKKVFWADLEPSPYLVEWLEKNPLNKKNKKACVIGCGVGDDAQALSEFGFDVTAFDISPSAIELCINRYPNTKVDYIVADLFDYPKEWFEKFDVVYECNTIQVLPGVYRHKARDAMSSLICKDGYILVSCRSRNEGEKQDAIPLPLTKKEIDNFKTINNLKELSFLAYDDNQEPSVPHFFAVYKK; encoded by the coding sequence ATGGAAGATTTTAACTTTGATGAATATGTAAAAATGGTTAAATCTTTTCAAGAAAAAGATGACCCAACAGGATGGTTTGATTCTATTTATAAAAATGCAAATGGTGATTATAAAAAAGTATTTTGGGCTGATTTAGAACCTAGCCCTTATTTGGTAGAATGGCTAGAGAAAAATCCCTTAAATAAAAAAAATAAAAAAGCTTGTGTTATAGGTTGTGGAGTTGGAGATGATGCCCAAGCTTTAAGTGAATTCGGATTTGATGTAACTGCTTTTGATATATCACCAAGTGCCATTGAACTTTGTATAAATAGATATCCAAATACAAAAGTTGATTATATAGTTGCTGATTTATTTGATTATCCAAAAGAGTGGTTTGAAAAGTTTGATGTAGTTTATGAATGTAATACTATCCAAGTTTTACCTGGAGTTTATAGACATAAAGCAAGAGATGCTATGAGTTCTTTAATTTGCAAAGATGGATATATATTAGTATCTTGTAGAAGTAGAAATGAAGGTGAAAAACAGGATGCTATTCCTTTACCTTTAACAAAAAAAGAGATAGATAATTTTAAAACTATAAATAATCTAAAAGAGTTAAGTTTTTTAGCTTATGATGATAATCAAGAACCTTCAGTACCTCATTTTTTTGCAGTCTATAAAAAATAG
- a CDS encoding glycosyltransferase family 9 protein: MKLLVELPDLIEDTIMVTPAIENLIKHHRGAQITLVGSAVSAKLFEKDVRISKVVVEDTSKSIFSLLSLFRTARGLGEQDLVISFKNSFFTKFFMFFVQCENKVIYEDIHKDCHNVEKYNEFMNKTLDTDYTAGDLMLRVKPQWFKKPTFGIHPGSTYANVKRWPSQEFSKVALALAHKYDIVLLGGKNEIDICEDIENQLKENGIENCTNLAGKTSVIDLAEKIAALDLFLTIDSGPMQIAGIYRVNTLIIPTSYEKIEQRNQWKNPLETIVYKYIDPYSDEEHKDFTPSAQDVLDLLKV; this comes from the coding sequence ATGAAATTATTAGTTGAATTACCTGACTTGATTGAAGATACTATAATGGTTACTCCAGCCATAGAAAACCTAATAAAGCACCATAGAGGTGCACAGATTACTCTTGTTGGTTCTGCTGTATCTGCAAAATTATTTGAAAAGGATGTAAGAATTTCAAAAGTTGTAGTGGAAGATACATCTAAGTCTATTTTCTCTTTATTGTCACTTTTTAGGACAGCTAGGGGTTTAGGGGAACAAGATTTAGTAATCTCTTTTAAAAATAGCTTTTTTACTAAGTTTTTTATGTTTTTTGTACAATGTGAAAATAAAGTAATTTATGAAGATATTCACAAAGATTGCCATAATGTAGAAAAATATAATGAGTTTATGAATAAAACTTTAGATACTGATTATACTGCTGGTGATTTGATGCTAAGAGTAAAACCACAATGGTTTAAAAAACCAACATTTGGAATTCATCCAGGCTCAACATATGCAAATGTAAAAAGATGGCCTTCCCAAGAGTTTTCAAAAGTAGCTTTAGCATTAGCTCATAAATATGATATTGTTTTACTTGGTGGTAAAAATGAGATTGATATTTGTGAAGATATTGAAAATCAATTAAAAGAAAATGGTATAGAAAATTGTACTAATCTTGCAGGTAAAACTTCAGTAATAGATTTAGCAGAAAAAATTGCAGCTTTAGATTTGTTTTTAACAATCGATAGTGGACCTATGCAAATAGCAGGAATATATAGAGTAAATACGTTAATTATACCAACTTCATATGAAAAAATAGAGCAAAGAAATCAGTGGAAAAATCCCCTTGAAACAATAGTATATAAATATATCGATCCATATAGTGATGAAGAACATAAAGATTTTACACCAAGTGCACAGGATGTGTTAGATTTATTAAAAGTTTAG
- a CDS encoding exodeoxyribonuclease III — translation MAQTYKFISWNVNGIRAVDKKEALKWVDEANIDLLGIQETKSMKTQIPDSIFEKNYKTLFASESKIKGRSGTALFTDIETTFECTCPSVDILEEGRINEVHFTLGNKDIAFFNVYFPNGQSKEERLTYKMEFYDRFLDHCENLKSEGKSIIVCGDVNTAHTEIDIARPKANEKTSGFLPMERDWITKFLNHGYIDTFRLVNGDIKDKYSWWSYRANARANNVGWRIDYFYISEDLKEYVKDAYILDEIMGSDHCPIGLEMEL, via the coding sequence ATGGCACAAACATATAAATTTATTTCATGGAACGTAAACGGAATTAGAGCAGTTGATAAAAAAGAAGCTTTAAAATGGGTTGATGAAGCAAATATTGATTTACTTGGAATTCAAGAAACAAAATCAATGAAAACACAAATCCCTGATTCAATTTTTGAGAAAAACTACAAAACACTATTTGCAAGTGAATCAAAAATCAAAGGTAGAAGTGGAACGGCACTTTTTACAGACATTGAAACTACATTTGAATGTACTTGTCCAAGTGTTGATATTCTAGAAGAAGGAAGAATCAACGAAGTTCACTTTACACTTGGAAATAAAGATATTGCATTTTTCAATGTATATTTTCCAAATGGTCAATCAAAAGAAGAAAGACTAACTTATAAAATGGAATTCTATGATAGATTTTTAGACCACTGTGAAAATCTAAAGAGTGAGGGAAAATCTATCATCGTATGTGGTGACGTTAATACAGCACACACTGAAATAGATATCGCTCGACCAAAAGCAAATGAAAAAACAAGTGGATTTTTACCAATGGAGAGGGATTGGATAACAAAATTTTTAAACCATGGTTATATTGATACATTTAGATTAGTAAATGGTGATATCAAAGATAAATATTCTTGGTGGTCATACAGAGCAAATGCAAGAGCAAATAATGTTGGCTGGAGAATTGATTATTTTTATATTAGTGAAGATTTAAAAGAGTATGTAAAAGATGCTTATATTTTAGATGAAATTATGGGAAGCGACCACTGCCCTATTGGGCTTGAGATGGAGTTATAA
- a CDS encoding sulfite exporter TauE/SafE family protein: MLEVILGFITFFTSTITAIVGLGGGMMLIAIMPSFLPINAVIPIHGLTQLSSNISRAFFGYKDIQYEVVPKFLIGSLLGVGLFASIVSLISLEYVPLFMGAYILLSLWSSKFNDKIKKFENYYLIGFFQSGLSIVVGATGPLAMTLLLKDYKDKNKVVVTAAAIMCITHILKLIVFMYFGFVFFDYIGVIIAMVVGAIAGSWIGTKLRDKVDGKKFTMILKVILTLLALKIIIGTII; encoded by the coding sequence ATGTTAGAAGTTATTTTAGGATTTATTACTTTTTTTACATCAACTATTACTGCGATTGTAGGACTTGGTGGAGGTATGATGTTAATAGCGATTATGCCATCATTCTTGCCAATAAACGCAGTAATACCAATACATGGGTTAACACAATTATCAAGCAATATTAGTAGAGCATTTTTTGGATATAAAGATATTCAATATGAAGTAGTTCCAAAGTTTTTGATTGGTTCACTTTTGGGAGTTGGTTTATTTGCCTCAATTGTTAGTTTAATATCTTTAGAATATGTTCCACTATTTATGGGAGCATATATTTTACTATCACTTTGGTCTTCTAAATTTAATGATAAAATCAAAAAATTTGAAAACTACTATTTAATTGGATTTTTTCAAAGTGGTTTATCAATAGTAGTAGGGGCAACTGGACCTCTTGCTATGACTCTGTTACTAAAAGACTACAAAGATAAAAACAAAGTCGTAGTAACAGCAGCTGCTATTATGTGTATCACTCATATTTTAAAACTAATTGTATTTATGTACTTTGGTTTTGTATTTTTTGATTATATTGGAGTGATAATTGCAATGGTTGTTGGAGCAATTGCGGGAAGTTGGATTGGGACGAAACTTCGAGATAAAGTAGATGGAAAGAAATTTACAATGATTTTAAAAGTTATATTAACACTTTTAGCTCTTAAAATTATCATAGGAACAATTATTTGA
- a CDS encoding MFS transporter: MKKTFLTRITTSKEALLYVMTISMVVSFSAWMSLLNNFTVEVASFDGSQIGILQSLREIPGLLAFTVILVLAIIAQQRLVYLSIMMLGLGTALTGFFPTPIGLYITTVIMSIGFHYLETLNQSLSLQWLDKSRSPIVLGKLFAVKSFAGLLVFILIYILMNYLAVEYKYVYLIFGGFSFILGLAAWFLFTHFKEAVIQERKLRVKKEYWLFYLLTFLAGARRQIFVVFAGFLLVEKFGVDIHNMIILLFVNSILNMYIAPKIGKFIVRFGERLTLRLEYLGLMIVFVSYAFVDSVSVAFALYLIDHLLFAMAITLKTYFQKIADPKDISSASAVSFTINHIAAVFLPAVLGLVWLYSNSLVFIIGAVIAFVSFALSNLVPKEPEMGYETTLVRKDDLQSSNA; this comes from the coding sequence TTGAAAAAAACATTTTTAACAAGAATTACCACTTCAAAGGAAGCCTTACTATATGTTATGACTATATCTATGGTTGTGTCATTTAGTGCTTGGATGAGTTTATTAAATAACTTTACAGTTGAAGTAGCTTCTTTTGATGGTAGCCAAATTGGTATTTTACAAAGTCTTAGGGAAATACCAGGACTTTTAGCTTTTACAGTGATACTAGTACTTGCTATTATTGCTCAGCAAAGATTAGTTTATCTATCAATCATGATGTTAGGACTTGGTACTGCACTTACTGGATTTTTCCCAACACCAATTGGTCTATATATCACAACAGTTATTATGTCTATTGGATTTCACTATTTAGAGACTTTAAATCAGTCACTTTCTCTTCAATGGCTTGATAAAAGTAGATCACCAATAGTTTTAGGGAAACTATTTGCAGTGAAATCATTTGCTGGGCTTTTAGTATTTATTTTGATTTATATTTTGATGAACTATTTAGCTGTTGAGTATAAATATGTTTATTTGATATTTGGTGGATTTTCTTTTATTTTAGGTTTGGCTGCTTGGTTTTTATTTACTCACTTTAAAGAAGCAGTCATTCAAGAGAGAAAATTAAGAGTTAAAAAAGAGTATTGGCTATTTTATTTACTAACATTTTTAGCAGGGGCTAGAAGGCAGATATTTGTTGTATTTGCTGGATTCTTACTTGTAGAGAAGTTTGGTGTTGATATTCACAATATGATAATTTTACTTTTTGTAAACTCAATTTTAAATATGTACATAGCACCAAAAATTGGTAAGTTTATTGTTAGATTTGGTGAGAGATTGACTCTAAGACTTGAGTATTTAGGTCTTATGATAGTTTTTGTCTCTTATGCCTTTGTTGATAGTGTTTCTGTGGCATTTGCTTTATATTTAATTGACCACTTGCTATTTGCTATGGCAATTACACTTAAAACATATTTCCAAAAAATTGCAGACCCAAAAGATATTTCAAGTGCAAGTGCAGTAAGTTTTACTATAAATCATATCGCAGCAGTATTTTTACCTGCAGTTTTAGGCCTAGTTTGGCTTTATTCTAACTCTTTAGTATTTATTATTGGAGCGGTTATTGCATTTGTTTCTTTTGCCTTATCAAATCTTGTTCCAAAAGAGCCAGAAATGGGATATGAAACTACATTAGTGAGAAAAGATGACCTTCAAAGTAGCAACGCTTAA
- a CDS encoding GNAT family N-acetyltransferase, translated as MTFKVATLKDIPNLCKLLTELFSLEKEFTPNEELQNNALKTIIEDEKIGHILVCQIDGKIVAMVNILYSISTALGTRVAILEDMIVSNEFRNQNIGSKLLEFAKNFAKEQGCKRITLLTDSDNFKARKFYEKNDFKKSSMIPFRTFLS; from the coding sequence ATGACCTTCAAAGTAGCAACGCTTAAAGATATACCAAACTTATGTAAACTCTTAACTGAACTTTTTAGTTTAGAAAAAGAGTTTACACCAAATGAAGAACTTCAAAATAATGCTTTAAAAACTATAATAGAAGATGAAAAAATAGGCCATATTTTAGTTTGCCAAATAGATGGCAAAATTGTTGCTATGGTAAATATCTTATACTCTATTTCAACTGCACTTGGAACTAGGGTTGCTATTTTAGAAGATATGATAGTTTCAAATGAATTTAGAAATCAAAACATTGGCTCAAAGCTTTTAGAGTTTGCAAAGAATTTTGCAAAAGAACAAGGATGTAAAAGAATCACTTTACTAACTGACAGTGATAATTTTAAAGCCCGTAAGTTTTATGAAAAGAATGATTTTAAAAAATCTTCAATGATACCCTTTAGAACTTTTTTAAGCTAG
- a CDS encoding PAS domain-containing sensor histidine kinase has product MQNKNEKRYTLEYIQKLFSQIPAIFILLLSTLLIVITFFILETKENREIDLLKQKTFLNEKFEKKQYLEKFRLQVDKQLKKSFLDEEILLKKVSYKASGYLESNSLSKFEILSDYFKSLEMENDVKIVVFTKDNLNILYGKKSIKYLEKLIFNSNDDIHEDITLQYISSQGKNNTQYWKNDDKKTVRLSFFDSVNILGYEYYIGSFSTINSIRKITKDSIVDTISKNDYKIWFYDILSQETFNFYNQKKFIKSNVLLENRKHTQSFEILEHYFKDLEYNQYFDDNSFFYHKFNFLIVNFYDEKSIENSISGSITSIKKEYRNWFFQILGIIIVVTSILILFTFLFSNFVGKIFNKYNSELENKTISLEHWKKRFELAIIASNDGLWDIDFKTKMIYFSDKWLDMFGYEKDEVKTFSDWFNLIHNDDKANVENLFSKIFAKADDTFICEYRLKTKNDGFKWVLARGKSFIGEDGELDRMLMMSMDIDKNKRLKKELLDVELLVEDGKIVIFKLVNDEELSVKYISNSIKNFGFTKREFESHERNFMELIHKEDRDKFQVAINAALKNDLQNFTVECRVKNAENKTRWISTRAILIKNHSRQVSHFYGYISDITKIKLSEEELKVKVQEELDKNRQKDRILIQQNKLASMGEMLGNIAHQWRQPLNNVSLILHFLRDNYKNDAVNEAQINKFMNRAFKHIDYMSDTIDDFRNFYKPSKSKNEFSIKELIDSLLQMIKTQFDEDGIKINIEYEDIKILNYENELKQALLNILNNAKDALLSKKTEENFEALINIKTSQNDDKLKIEISNNGGNIDEEIIDRIFEPYFTTKFEDQGTGIGLYMTKSIVEANMKGKIEVENISSGVKFTITLDI; this is encoded by the coding sequence ATGCAAAATAAAAATGAGAAGAGATATACACTAGAATATATTCAAAAACTTTTTTCTCAAATTCCTGCTATATTCATACTTCTTTTATCAACACTTTTGATTGTAATTACATTTTTTATTTTAGAAACTAAAGAAAATAGAGAGATAGATTTATTAAAACAAAAAACATTTTTAAATGAAAAGTTTGAGAAAAAGCAATATCTAGAAAAGTTTAGACTACAAGTAGATAAGCAATTAAAAAAGAGTTTTTTAGATGAAGAGATACTACTTAAAAAAGTTTCATATAAAGCATCAGGATATTTAGAATCAAACTCTTTAAGTAAGTTTGAGATTTTAAGTGATTATTTTAAGTCTTTAGAGATGGAGAATGATGTAAAAATAGTGGTTTTTACCAAAGATAATCTAAATATTTTATATGGAAAAAAATCAATTAAATATTTAGAAAAACTAATATTTAATTCAAATGATGATATTCATGAAGATATAACTCTTCAGTATATTTCATCTCAAGGTAAAAATAATACACAATATTGGAAAAATGATGATAAAAAAACAGTAAGATTAAGTTTTTTTGATAGTGTAAATATATTAGGATATGAATATTATATAGGTTCTTTTTCTACTATTAATTCAATTAGAAAAATCACAAAAGATTCTATTGTAGATACTATTTCAAAAAATGATTATAAAATTTGGTTTTATGATATTCTATCTCAAGAGACTTTTAACTTTTACAATCAAAAGAAATTTATTAAATCAAATGTACTTTTAGAAAATAGAAAGCATACTCAATCTTTTGAGATTTTAGAACACTATTTTAAAGACTTAGAATATAACCAATATTTTGATGACAATAGCTTTTTCTATCACAAATTTAATTTTTTGATAGTGAATTTTTATGATGAAAAAAGTATTGAAAATTCTATTAGTGGCTCTATTACTTCTATAAAAAAAGAGTATAGAAATTGGTTCTTTCAAATACTTGGAATTATAATTGTAGTAACAAGTATTTTGATTCTATTTACATTTTTATTTTCAAACTTTGTTGGAAAAATATTTAATAAATACAATAGTGAATTAGAGAATAAAACTATATCTTTAGAGCATTGGAAAAAGAGATTTGAATTAGCAATTATTGCTTCAAATGATGGTTTATGGGATATTGATTTTAAAACCAAAATGATATATTTCTCAGATAAATGGTTAGATATGTTTGGATATGAAAAAGATGAAGTAAAAACATTTTCGGATTGGTTTAATTTGATTCATAATGATGATAAAGCAAATGTAGAAAATCTATTTTCAAAAATCTTTGCAAAAGCTGATGATACATTTATTTGTGAATATAGATTAAAAACTAAAAATGATGGTTTCAAATGGGTTCTTGCAAGAGGTAAATCTTTTATAGGTGAAGATGGTGAACTAGATAGAATGCTTATGATGTCTATGGATATAGATAAAAATAAAAGATTAAAAAAAGAGTTACTTGATGTTGAATTACTAGTTGAAGATGGGAAAATTGTAATCTTTAAATTAGTTAATGATGAAGAGTTAAGTGTTAAATATATTTCAAATAGTATTAAAAACTTTGGTTTTACAAAAAGAGAATTTGAATCCCATGAAAGAAACTTTATGGAATTAATTCATAAAGAGGATAGAGATAAGTTTCAAGTTGCTATTAATGCAGCACTTAAAAATGATTTACAAAACTTTACAGTGGAGTGTAGAGTTAAAAATGCTGAAAATAAAACTAGATGGATTTCTACTAGAGCAATTTTGATTAAAAATCACTCAAGACAAGTTAGTCACTTTTATGGATATATTAGTGATATTACAAAAATAAAACTTAGTGAAGAAGAGTTAAAAGTAAAAGTTCAAGAAGAGCTTGATAAAAATAGACAAAAAGATAGAATCTTAATCCAACAAAACAAATTAGCATCTATGGGTGAGATGTTAGGAAATATCGCACATCAATGGAGACAACCTTTAAATAATGTATCTTTAATTCTTCATTTTCTAAGAGATAATTATAAAAATGATGCAGTAAATGAAGCTCAAATTAATAAGTTTATGAATAGGGCTTTTAAACATATAGATTACATGAGTGATACGATTGATGATTTTAGAAACTTTTATAAACCATCAAAATCTAAAAATGAGTTTTCTATTAAAGAATTGATTGATTCATTGTTACAGATGATAAAAACACAATTTGATGAAGATGGAATCAAAATAAATATAGAGTATGAAGATATCAAGATATTAAACTATGAAAATGAATTAAAACAAGCATTACTAAATATTTTAAATAATGCAAAAGATGCACTTCTTAGTAAAAAAACAGAAGAGAATTTTGAAGCACTTATTAATATAAAAACATCACAAAATGATGATAAATTAAAAATAGAAATATCAAATAATGGTGGAAATATAGATGAAGAAATTATTGATAGAATATTTGAACCATATTTCACAACTAAGTTTGAAGACCAAGGCACAGGAATAGGTTTATATATGACAAAGTCAATTGTAGAAGCAAATATGAAAGGAAAAATAGAAGTAGAAAATATTTCAAGTGGTGTAAAGTTTACTATCACTTTAGATATTTAA
- a CDS encoding response regulator transcription factor, giving the protein MSEIITRVLLVEDEEDAREILSFYLDTIFDEVEIACDGQQGLELYKKYNDEERTFDLVLTDIKMPNKDGLSMIDDITTINENQKFIIVSAYKDEEYLFRSIGLNVISYFVKPLEVKNIMELLKKVKSKVLEDKSKIEIQDEVVELNDIYTFNTKTNLLYKGSDLVDLSKKETLLVQALVTNKKEIKTKEFLKEFIWNDTKTSDATLRTVIKRVKDKIVDNDFIVSKKGLGYIIE; this is encoded by the coding sequence ATGAGTGAGATAATTACAAGAGTTTTATTAGTAGAAGATGAAGAAGATGCAAGAGAAATACTAAGTTTTTATTTAGATACTATTTTTGATGAGGTTGAAATTGCTTGTGATGGACAACAAGGATTAGAACTTTATAAAAAGTATAACGATGAAGAAAGAACATTCGATTTAGTTTTAACAGATATTAAAATGCCAAATAAAGATGGACTAAGTATGATTGATGATATTACTACAATCAATGAAAATCAAAAGTTTATAATAGTATCTGCATATAAAGATGAAGAGTATTTATTTAGATCAATTGGATTAAATGTAATTTCATATTTTGTAAAGCCATTAGAAGTAAAAAATATTATGGAATTGCTTAAAAAAGTTAAATCTAAAGTTTTAGAAGATAAATCAAAGATAGAAATTCAAGATGAAGTGGTAGAATTGAATGATATTTATACTTTTAATACAAAAACAAATCTACTTTACAAAGGAAGTGATTTAGTTGATTTATCAAAAAAAGAGACACTACTAGTTCAAGCTTTAGTAACTAATAAAAAAGAGATAAAAACAAAAGAATTTTTAAAAGAATTTATTTGGAATGATACAAAAACTTCAGATGCAACACTAAGAACTGTAATAAAAAGAGTAAAGGATAAAATAGTAGATAATGACTTTATTGTTTCAAAAAAAGGTTTGGGATATATAATTGAATAG
- a CDS encoding TAXI family TRAP transporter solute-binding subunit, which yields MSKLSFLKKLFVGSVITASMLTGANAATESKYVIATASTGGTFYPVGVGIATIASLKLAKQHKTTFSAITSAGSAENVDMLEKGEVNFAIIQGLFGSMAWQGKAKYDGDAKKNLRSISMLWQNVEQFTIRKDFVKTGNAMDLKNLYGESFSIGGRSSGSRVSSEIIMESLGIDYNKMNIQYLGYTPSSTALQDGKIDGMNTPSGPPTSAVTNAFASIGNDKIKVLDFTSEQLAKITENYPVWTPFNIKAGTYPGQDKDINTIAQPNLLVVTKDTPEETVYLLTKTIYENLPFLNTVHKATKAMSLDKAISGLPMPLHPGAARFYKEQGINIPANLIAK from the coding sequence ATGTCAAAATTGTCATTTTTAAAAAAACTTTTTGTTGGTTCAGTTATTACTGCATCAATGCTTACAGGTGCTAATGCAGCAACAGAGTCTAAATATGTAATTGCAACAGCAAGTACAGGTGGGACTTTCTATCCAGTTGGTGTTGGTATTGCTACAATTGCTTCACTAAAATTAGCAAAACAACACAAAACAACTTTCTCAGCTATCACATCTGCGGGTTCTGCTGAAAATGTAGATATGCTAGAAAAAGGTGAAGTAAACTTCGCGATTATTCAAGGTTTATTTGGTTCAATGGCTTGGCAAGGAAAAGCTAAATATGACGGTGATGCTAAGAAAAATCTTAGATCAATTTCTATGCTATGGCAAAATGTTGAACAATTTACTATTAGAAAAGATTTTGTAAAAACTGGTAATGCTATGGATTTAAAAAATCTATATGGAGAGAGTTTCTCAATAGGTGGTAGAAGTTCTGGTTCTAGAGTTTCTTCTGAAATCATTATGGAATCTTTAGGAATTGATTATAATAAAATGAATATCCAATACTTAGGATATACTCCAAGTTCAACTGCACTTCAAGATGGAAAAATTGATGGTATGAATACTCCATCAGGACCACCAACATCAGCAGTTACAAATGCATTTGCTTCAATTGGAAATGATAAAATCAAAGTATTAGATTTCACAAGTGAACAATTAGCAAAAATTACGGAAAACTATCCAGTATGGACACCATTTAATATTAAAGCTGGTACATACCCAGGTCAAGATAAAGATATTAATACTATTGCTCAACCAAACTTATTAGTTGTTACAAAAGATACTCCTGAAGAAACAGTTTATCTTTTAACTAAAACTATTTATGAAAACTTACCATTCTTAAATACAGTACATAAAGCTACAAAAGCTATGTCTTTAGATAAAGCAATTAGTGGTTTACCAATGCCTCTTCACCCAGGTGCTGCAAGATTCTACAAAGAACAAGGTATCAATATTCCTGCAAACTTAATTGCAAAATAA